AGACATCCACCGGAAACCAAAGTCCCCGCGGGCGCAACGCCGCGTTGAGCTGGTCCAGCACGACGCCTGGTTGCACGGTGATCTGTTCGCCTTCGGCATCCAGTTCGCCGATTTGCGCGAGGTGCTTGGAATGATCGATGATGAGCGCACGGCCCACACTTTGCCCGCACTGAGAGCTGCCCGCGCCGCGCGGCAAGATGGGAATGTCTTCCTCAACGGCGATTTGTAGCGCGATACGCGCGGCCTCCTCCGTGCGCGGCACCACCACGCCTATGGGCTCGATCTGGTAGATGGAGGCATCCGTGCTGTAGCGCCCCCGGCTAAAGGCATCGAAGTAAACATCGCCTTCGACTTCTTTGCGCAGCCGTTTGACCAAGGCACTGGTAGCGGTGGGAGTAAACCTGATAGGTGCGGCGGCGCTCACGGGTAACCGGAATTGCACATTGGATTAGTCGGCTGGATGTTAGCCTATGTCACCAAGAATCTGTTCAAGGAGTTGCTGATGTATAGGGCGGGACGCCATTTTCTTCAGATTCCGGGGCCCACCAATGTTCCGGACCGCGTGCTGCGCGCCATTGACCAGGCGACCATGGATCACCGGGGGGCCGGCTTCGCGGCCCTGGGCCTGGAAGTGCTGGCCGGGCTGAAGTCCGTGTTCAAGACGCGCCATCCCGTCATCATATACCCAGCTTCTGGCACGGGCGCGTGGGAAGCGGCGCTCGCCAACACGCTCTCGCCGCGCGACCGTGTGCTGATGTACGAAACCGGCCACTTCAGCACCCTGTGGAAAAGGATGGCGGAGAATCTCGGGTTGGAAACGATTTTCCTACCTGGGGACTGGCGCCACGGCGCCGACCATGCCGCCATGGAATTCGAGTTGCTCGCCGACCGCGAGCATCGCATCAAGGCCGTGTGCGTGGTGCACAACGAAACCTCCACCGGCGCGGTCACGCGCGTGCCTCTCATTCGCCGTGCCTTGGACCGTGCGCAACATCCCGCGCTGCTGATGGCCGACACGATTTCTTCCCTTGCCTGCATCGACTACCGCATGGATGAATGGGGCGTGGATGTCACCGTTGCCGGATCGCAGAAAGGATTGATGCTGCCGCCCGGACTCAGCTTTAACGCGGTGAACGTCAAGGCGCAAGTCGCCTCGCGCTCGGCGCTACTACCGCGCGCGTATTGGAACTGGGCAGACATGCTGGCGGCCAACGAGACAGGTTATTTTCCCTACACGCCCGCGACCAACATGCTCTATGGATTGCGCGAAGCCTTGCGCATGTTGCAGGAAGAAGGTTTGGACAACGTGTTCGCGCGCCACCAGCGCCACGGCGAAGCCACGCGGCGCGCTGTGAAAGCGTGGGGTTTGGAAATATTGTGCAGCAACCCCGAGGAATACAGCAATTCGCTCACCGCCGTGCAACTACCCCCGGGGCACGATGCCGATCACTTGCGCAAAATCATTTTGGAGCGCTTCGATATGTCGCTCGGCACCGGCCTCGGCAAGCTACAAGGCCGGGTATTTCGCATCGGTCATCTGGGGGATTTCAATGACCTCGCCTTGGCGGCAACGCTCTGCGGCGTGGAGATGGGGCTGGCGCTGGCAGGCGTGAACATCGAACGCAAGGGTGTGGCAGCCGCGCTGGAAAATCTCGGTAACGCGGAAACCTTAGCCGCTGTCAGGTAAATCGCTGCCCTTGCCGGCCGCGCGCGACAAGCGGTCGGCGATGGCGGACCATGCCATCCCTGGCGGCACTTCTTCCACGAGGATGGCGTTGCAGCGAAGGCGATCCAGTTCGCGCAAGTGGGCATAGAGCGCCCGCGCGTAACCCTCGGGCTCGCTAGGCGCCTCGCGCCACGTGCCACGCTCCCAACCTCCAGGACGTGGCCTCCGGGCGAGAACGGCAAGAGGTGCTTGCATGGATCGCGCAACCTCGTCCAATGCGGCACTAGGTACCAGTACGACTGGCGTACTGGGAGCGTAATGCGAGGCGAGGCTGCCCGAAACGCGCGGTGCCGCGGCGGTAGGGAGATTCGGCGCAAGTCCCGTCGCGGCGCGGATATCGTCCCCAGTAATTTTTCCCGGCCGCAGAATAAAGGGAATGCCGCTGGAGCAATCCACGATGGTGGATTCGATGCCCACGTCGCATGCTCCGCCATCCAGTACCAAGTCCACGCGGCCGCCCAATTCGTCCCGTACGTGCGCGGCGGTGGTGGGGCTCACATGGCCGAAGCGGTTAGCCGACGGTGCCGCAACGCCTCCGCCGAAAGCCTGCAACAAAGCTTGCGCCATCGGGTGAGCCGGTACGCGCAATCCCACGGTGTCCTGCCCGCCGGTCACTTCATCCAGTACCCGCGCGTGGCGCTTAAGGATGAGAGTCATGGGCCCAGGCCAGAACGCGCTCGCGAGCTGGCTCGCCGCGGCCGGAATGTCGTGCGCCCATTGACCAATCTGGTCCTCGGTAGCGAGATGCACGATGAGCGGATGCGCGGTCGGCCTTCCCTTGGCCTCGAAGATTCGCCGCACAGCCGCTGGATTCGAAGCATCGGCGCCCAATCCGTAGACCGTTTCCGTGGGAAAGGCCACGAGTCCCCCGCCTCGCAATATGCGCACGGCGCCCTCCAACAGGACGCGCTCCATCTATTTCCA
This sequence is a window from Betaproteobacteria bacterium. Protein-coding genes within it:
- a CDS encoding aminotransferase class V-fold PLP-dependent enzyme; its protein translation is MYRAGRHFLQIPGPTNVPDRVLRAIDQATMDHRGAGFAALGLEVLAGLKSVFKTRHPVIIYPASGTGAWEAALANTLSPRDRVLMYETGHFSTLWKRMAENLGLETIFLPGDWRHGADHAAMEFELLADREHRIKAVCVVHNETSTGAVTRVPLIRRALDRAQHPALLMADTISSLACIDYRMDEWGVDVTVAGSQKGLMLPPGLSFNAVNVKAQVASRSALLPRAYWNWADMLAANETGYFPYTPATNMLYGLREALRMLQEEGLDNVFARHQRHGEATRRAVKAWGLEILCSNPEEYSNSLTAVQLPPGHDADHLRKIILERFDMSLGTGLGKLQGRVFRIGHLGDFNDLALAATLCGVEMGLALAGVNIERKGVAAALENLGNAETLAAVR
- a CDS encoding threonylcarbamoyl-AMP synthase, coding for MERVLLEGAVRILRGGGLVAFPTETVYGLGADASNPAAVRRIFEAKGRPTAHPLIVHLATEDQIGQWAHDIPAAASQLASAFWPGPMTLILKRHARVLDEVTGGQDTVGLRVPAHPMAQALLQAFGGGVAAPSANRFGHVSPTTAAHVRDELGGRVDLVLDGGACDVGIESTIVDCSSGIPFILRPGKITGDDIRAATGLAPNLPTAAAPRVSGSLASHYAPSTPVVLVPSAALDEVARSMQAPLAVLARRPRPGGWERGTWREAPSEPEGYARALYAHLRELDRLRCNAILVEEVPPGMAWSAIADRLSRAAGKGSDLPDSG